One genomic window of Paramormyrops kingsleyae isolate MSU_618 chromosome 22, PKINGS_0.4, whole genome shotgun sequence includes the following:
- the LOC111849304 gene encoding RNA demethylase ALKBH5-like, with protein MAASGFTDLREKLKSMTPHRETPRSEVSQPGYGRKRRRRDSDGEQSDHEEQRELQAHRVKSCVKQDSIFSADECLRIESKIDEVVAKAEKGLYREHTVDRAPLRSKYFFGEGYTYGAQLEKRGPGQERLYSKGEVDEIPDWVYELVIKKLVSSRVIPENFVNSAVINDYQPGGCIVSHVDPIHIFERPIVSVSFFSDSALSFGCKFQFKPIRVSEPVLSLPVKRGSVTVLSGYAADEITHCIRPQDIKERRAVIILRRTKADAPRLDLNLAGDALFSSFTPSRRKMLRAKRSRQKADPDAAHRPRILEMDKEENRHPSLICGHRCRSGVSLDGARRRFRDPGRIVKRERR; from the exons ATGGCAGCAAGTGGCTTCACCGACTTAAGGGAGAAGTTGAAGTCGATGACACCGCACAGGGAGACCCCTCGGAGCGAAGTTTCGCAGCCGGGCTACGGACGCAAGCGGAGACGCCGGGATTCGGACGGCGAGCAGAGCGACCACGAAGAACAGCGGGAGCTGCAGGCGCACCGGGTGAAGAGCTGCGTCAAGCAGGACAGCATCTTCAGTGCCGATGAGTGCCTCCGCATCGAGTCCAAAATCGACGAGGTGGTCGCCAAAGCCGAGAAGGGTCTGTACCGGGAGCACACCGTGGACCGGGCGCCCCTCCGCAGCAAGTACTTCTTCGGGGAGGGCTACACGTACGGCGCCCAGCTGGAGAAAAGGGGGCCGGGTCAGGAGCGGCTCTATTCCAAAGGCGAGGTGGACGAAATCCCGGACTGGGTGTACGAGCTGGTCATCAAGAAGCTGGTCTCCAGCCGCGTCATACCCGAGAACTTCGTCAACAGTGCCGTCATCAACGACTATCAGCCGGGAGGCTGCATCGTGTCTCATGTGGACCCCATCCACATCTTCGAGAGGCCCATCGTCTCCGTGTCCTTTTTCAGTGACTCGGCTCTCAGCTTCGGCTGCAAGTTTCAGTTCAAGCCCATCCGTGTGTCGGAGCCCGTGCTGTCTCTCCCCGTCAAGCGGGGGAGCGTCACTGTTCTCAG TGGATATGCAGCAGATGAGATAACCCACTGCATTCGGCCGCAGGATATCAAAGAGCGAAGAGCTGTCATCATACTGAGGAG AACCAAAGCGGACGCCCCGCGACTGGACCTAAATCTGGCCGGTGATGCGCTCTTCTCCAGCTTCACCCCCAGCAGACGGAAGATGCTAAGGGCTAAGCGGTCTCGCCAAAAGGCCGACCCAGATGCAGCACACAG GCCCCGGATCCTCGAGATGGACAAAGAGGAGAACCGGCACCCGTCGCTCATCTGCGGGCACAGGTGCCGGAGCGGTGTCTCCCTGGATGGTGCGCGCCGGAGGTTCCGTGATCCTGGCAGGATCGTGAAGAGGGAGAGACGCTGA